A region from the Gemmatimonadota bacterium genome encodes:
- a CDS encoding 3-hydroxyacyl-CoA dehydrogenase/enoyl-CoA hydratase family protein gives MRINKVGVIGAGAMGTGIATLCASAGVPVVLLDVPAADGDRSALARAAVARALKARPAPLMDPAAARLISVGNTEDDLGQLADCDWIVEAIIEQPAPKQGLFARLEEVAHADAIIASNTSSIPMRVLQEGRSAAFRERFLGTHFFNPVRYLHLLEIIPGPDTAASVVATLRHFAERTLGKGVVIAKDAPGFIANRIGLYGMVRVLRLMEQYQLSIDEVDFLTGPFTGRAKSATFRTSDISGIDILLHVAAGTAAATGEDFTLPDWVHQLVASGRLGEKTGAGFYRKDKKGIATLDWRTLEYAPQGDVVAEELAYLRKAPLVERLRGITRAGGNRAEFVRHLLTDVSLYTLTTAPDLSPDLISVDRAMEWGYGWEMGPFAQIDAMGIEFLRDQAHARGVEPPALLAAAREGCYRQLNSGPRQITLLGEYVPVEPVPGLIHLPTLHTTGKVVDHNDAAALLDLGDGVLLLEFRAKMNTLGPGVFAAIGQAAARIRTGAFEGLVIGNADPRTFSAGADLGAVGARAQAGDWKAIEAAIAAFQQGVMDLRRLPFPVVVAPAGLTLGGGCEFLLHADLVQAHGELYAGLVEVGVGLIPGGGGTKELLFRFTRELAPYEEADPFEAVKRAFKLISMATTSSSASDARRLGFLRMGDRVSMNRDHLLADAKARVLDLAPGYTPPPPSTIRALGREAYGNLKYGVWAMQEAGYISAHDVRIGQHIAYVLSGGDGPPRDVTEQDILDLEREAFLALLGTAETQARIAHMLGTGKPLRN, from the coding sequence ATGCGGATCAACAAGGTCGGCGTAATAGGCGCCGGTGCCATGGGCACGGGAATCGCCACCCTCTGCGCCTCCGCGGGCGTCCCTGTGGTCCTGCTCGACGTCCCCGCCGCGGACGGGGATCGCAGCGCCTTGGCACGCGCCGCGGTGGCGCGCGCACTCAAGGCGCGCCCGGCCCCGCTCATGGACCCGGCAGCGGCCCGACTGATCTCCGTCGGCAACACCGAGGATGACCTGGGGCAGCTCGCCGATTGCGACTGGATCGTGGAGGCCATCATTGAGCAGCCGGCGCCCAAGCAGGGGCTCTTTGCCCGCCTCGAGGAGGTAGCGCATGCCGATGCGATCATCGCCTCGAATACGTCGAGCATCCCGATGCGCGTGCTCCAGGAGGGGCGCAGCGCGGCGTTTCGCGAACGGTTCCTCGGCACTCACTTCTTCAACCCGGTGCGGTACCTCCACCTGCTGGAGATCATCCCAGGGCCGGACACCGCCGCGTCGGTGGTGGCCACGCTCCGCCATTTTGCCGAGCGGACCCTCGGCAAGGGCGTCGTCATCGCGAAAGACGCCCCCGGCTTCATCGCCAATCGGATCGGCCTGTATGGAATGGTCCGCGTGTTGCGCCTCATGGAGCAGTACCAGCTCTCGATTGACGAAGTTGACTTTCTGACGGGGCCCTTCACGGGCCGCGCCAAGTCTGCCACGTTCCGCACGAGCGATATCTCGGGCATCGACATCCTGCTGCACGTCGCAGCCGGCACCGCTGCCGCCACGGGTGAAGACTTCACCTTGCCCGACTGGGTGCACCAGCTTGTCGCCAGCGGACGCCTGGGCGAGAAGACCGGCGCCGGTTTCTACCGCAAGGACAAGAAGGGAATTGCGACGCTGGATTGGCGGACGCTGGAGTATGCGCCGCAGGGTGACGTGGTCGCCGAGGAACTCGCGTACTTGCGCAAGGCACCGCTGGTCGAGCGCCTCCGAGGCATCACCCGGGCCGGGGGCAACCGCGCGGAGTTTGTCCGCCACCTGCTGACGGATGTGTCCCTCTACACCCTCACCACCGCCCCGGATCTCTCCCCCGACCTCATCTCGGTGGACCGCGCCATGGAGTGGGGCTACGGGTGGGAGATGGGACCGTTCGCGCAGATCGACGCCATGGGGATCGAGTTCCTGCGTGACCAGGCACACGCGCGCGGCGTCGAACCCCCTGCCCTGCTCGCCGCCGCTCGCGAGGGGTGTTATCGCCAGCTGAACAGTGGCCCGCGGCAGATCACGCTGCTCGGGGAGTACGTCCCCGTGGAGCCCGTGCCCGGGCTCATCCATCTTCCGACGCTGCATACCACCGGCAAGGTGGTGGATCACAACGACGCGGCCGCCTTGCTCGACCTGGGGGATGGGGTGTTGCTCCTGGAGTTCCGGGCCAAGATGAACACCCTGGGTCCCGGCGTCTTTGCCGCCATCGGGCAGGCAGCCGCCCGGATACGGACCGGCGCGTTCGAGGGACTGGTGATCGGCAACGCCGATCCCCGCACGTTTTCCGCCGGCGCAGACCTGGGCGCCGTCGGTGCCCGGGCACAGGCCGGCGACTGGAAGGCCATCGAGGCGGCCATCGCGGCGTTCCAGCAGGGGGTGATGGACCTGCGTCGCTTGCCGTTCCCGGTCGTGGTCGCCCCGGCCGGACTCACGTTAGGCGGCGGCTGCGAGTTCCTCCTGCATGCCGACCTCGTGCAGGCGCATGGGGAGCTGTACGCGGGACTCGTGGAGGTTGGCGTCGGGCTCATCCCGGGTGGTGGCGGCACGAAGGAGTTGCTCTTCCGCTTCACGCGCGAGCTGGCGCCGTACGAAGAGGCGGACCCGTTCGAGGCGGTCAAGCGAGCGTTCAAGCTCATCTCGATGGCCACAACGAGCAGCAGCGCATCGGACGCGCGCCGACTGGGGTTCCTCCGAATGGGCGACCGCGTCTCGATGAACCGCGACCACCTCCTGGCCGACGCGAAAGCGCGCGTCCTCGACCTCGCCCCGGGGTACACGCCGCCACCACCCTCCACGATTCGTGCACTGGGACGCGAGGCCTACGGCAACCTCAAGTATGGCGTGTGGGCCATGCAGGAAGCGGGCTACATCAGTGCCCATGACGTCCGGATCGGCCAGCACATCGCCTACGTGTTATCGGGCGGTGACGGTCCCCCCCGGGACGTTACCGAGCAGGACATCCTGGACCTGGAGCGCGAAGCGTTCCTCGCCCTCCTGGGGACCGCCGAGACGCAGGCGCGCATCGCCCACATGCTGGGCACCGGGAAACCCCTGCGCAACTGA
- a CDS encoding M48 family metalloprotease has product MERIVPAHLARLAVLTLVTLGCGVSPAVEQEAGDAMAAQVIRESPVFADTALDAWLDALGARIVAVADSQQGPWNFTVIDRDDLNAFAIPGGHVFVHRGLLAAAGTMSEVAGVVGHEVAHVTLRHSARQLGKRTRTGVVLGIFCTVTGWCAGDVAQVALELGGAAWMARHSRADEAQSDSAAIEYLVRAGIDPGGVTRMFERMAAERSSTPGALEAFFSSHPLDDERVRATRAQVGRARLGPALQGDDSVFLRVRPPRGPG; this is encoded by the coding sequence ATGGAACGGATCGTACCCGCCCACCTCGCGCGACTGGCCGTCCTCACCCTCGTGACCCTCGGGTGCGGCGTGTCTCCGGCAGTTGAGCAGGAGGCCGGCGACGCGATGGCGGCGCAGGTTATTCGGGAGTCGCCGGTGTTTGCCGACACGGCGCTCGACGCCTGGCTGGACGCACTCGGTGCCCGCATTGTGGCCGTCGCAGACTCCCAGCAGGGCCCCTGGAACTTCACCGTCATCGATCGTGACGACCTCAACGCGTTCGCCATTCCCGGAGGGCACGTCTTCGTACATCGCGGTCTGCTGGCGGCGGCCGGCACCATGTCGGAGGTCGCTGGGGTCGTGGGCCACGAGGTAGCCCATGTCACCCTCCGGCACTCGGCGAGACAACTCGGCAAGCGCACCCGGACCGGCGTGGTCCTGGGGATTTTCTGCACCGTGACTGGATGGTGCGCGGGCGACGTGGCGCAGGTTGCCCTTGAGCTGGGTGGGGCGGCGTGGATGGCCCGCCACAGCAGGGCCGACGAGGCGCAATCCGACTCTGCCGCGATCGAGTACCTGGTTCGCGCGGGCATCGATCCAGGGGGAGTGACCCGGATGTTTGAGCGGATGGCGGCGGAACGCAGCTCCACCCCCGGGGCCCTCGAGGCGTTCTTTTCATCCCATCCGCTGGACGACGAGCGGGTTCGGGCCACCCGCGCCCAGGTCGGGCGGGCCCGGCTGGGCCCGGCACTTCAGGGGGACGATTCGGTCTTCCTGCGGGTCAGGCCCCCACGGGGGCCAGGGTGA
- a CDS encoding helix-turn-helix domain-containing protein: MIVGALVWDTTARVRLAEAVRGWGHLHVCDRPSELLALAENGLVEVAVVDLRDPWGESTLQTVRRLTADFPSVPVMLYWVMSPMASRDMLEFAKAGVSDLVLRELDDVHGRLEGSLRDAVSRRSALAVYDELAELVPQNVAVMIRFCLENGRRALTVEEVAAGLNVHRKTLVDRLSAAGLPTPSTVIAWCRLLISAQMLEDPGRTVEQVALMLDFPSGTSMRNMVKRYTGLRTGEVRENGGLRCILHAFKRELQGAGARQEAS; the protein is encoded by the coding sequence ATGATTGTCGGCGCCCTCGTCTGGGACACCACTGCGCGCGTGCGATTGGCTGAGGCCGTCAGGGGGTGGGGTCACCTGCATGTCTGTGACCGTCCATCCGAACTGCTTGCGCTCGCGGAGAACGGCCTCGTCGAAGTCGCGGTTGTTGACCTGAGGGATCCCTGGGGGGAGAGCACACTGCAGACGGTGCGACGCCTCACGGCCGACTTTCCGAGTGTGCCGGTCATGCTCTACTGGGTCATGTCGCCGATGGCCTCACGGGACATGCTCGAGTTCGCCAAGGCCGGGGTCAGCGACCTGGTACTGCGCGAGCTGGACGACGTCCACGGCCGTCTGGAAGGGTCCCTGCGCGATGCCGTGAGCCGACGCTCCGCGCTCGCGGTGTACGATGAGCTGGCCGAACTCGTCCCGCAGAACGTCGCGGTCATGATCCGATTCTGCCTGGAGAACGGGCGGCGCGCACTCACGGTGGAGGAGGTCGCGGCCGGACTCAACGTCCATCGCAAGACCCTCGTGGACCGACTCAGCGCCGCCGGACTGCCGACGCCCAGTACGGTGATTGCCTGGTGCCGCCTGCTCATCTCCGCGCAGATGCTGGAGGATCCGGGCCGCACGGTCGAACAAGTCGCCCTGATGCTCGACTTTCCCTCGGGGACGTCGATGCGCAACATGGTCAAGCGCTATACCGGGTTGCGCACCGGCGAGGTGCGGGAGAACGGTGGCCTGCGCTGCATCCTCCACGCGTTCAAGCGGGAGCTTCAGGGCGCCGGGGCGCGACAGGAAGCGTCCTAG
- a CDS encoding amidohydrolase family protein: protein MRRRLAVALLFPALLTAQAPTVAIVGGRVIDGYGGPPIENGVILVSGERITRVGREGDVPIPAGTRIVDANGMTVLPGLIDMHVHLHILGHGDYKRWDQLYGTRDATLVMPIAARQLLNAGVTTARDLGARLDDILAVKRRIAAGEIPGPRLFVSGPFIQHAPYEAYEQDFRWGVNGAEDARTKVQRIIDAGVDFIKLIDQDQMTREEVRAVVETAHRNGKPVVAHAHRMEEIRIGLDAGVDGFEHTGLGTAPGYAPDVLQRLRERNSGLYWTPTLSPLFTLYESGTLFPERLDDPAWREFMPAEMATEIRTSLTAITQLPYYALFPSRIPILPQKFAQLRETGVRLMIGTDAGIPAMFHGDATWREMAKWRELGVPPMEILQSATLWPARFLRAEDRIGVLAPGRYADIIFVRGDPLLDMTVMRDVRAVFQGGRRIR from the coding sequence ATGAGACGCCGACTGGCGGTTGCGCTCCTCTTCCCCGCCCTCCTGACGGCGCAGGCCCCGACCGTGGCCATTGTCGGCGGGCGGGTCATCGATGGGTACGGCGGCCCGCCAATCGAGAACGGGGTCATCCTGGTGAGTGGCGAACGCATCACGCGCGTGGGGCGTGAGGGCGACGTGCCCATCCCGGCGGGAACGCGTATCGTGGATGCGAATGGCATGACGGTCCTCCCGGGGCTGATCGACATGCACGTCCACCTGCACATCCTTGGGCACGGCGACTACAAGCGGTGGGACCAGCTCTACGGCACCCGGGACGCGACCCTGGTGATGCCCATCGCGGCTCGACAGCTCCTCAACGCCGGGGTGACGACCGCGCGCGACCTCGGCGCGCGACTGGACGACATCCTCGCGGTCAAGCGACGCATTGCCGCCGGTGAGATTCCCGGCCCCCGGTTGTTTGTCTCTGGCCCCTTTATCCAGCACGCTCCCTACGAGGCATACGAGCAGGACTTCCGCTGGGGGGTGAACGGCGCCGAGGACGCCAGGACGAAGGTCCAGCGCATCATCGACGCGGGGGTGGATTTCATCAAGCTGATCGACCAGGACCAGATGACCCGGGAGGAGGTCCGGGCGGTCGTGGAAACGGCGCACCGCAACGGCAAGCCCGTGGTCGCCCACGCGCATCGCATGGAGGAAATTCGCATTGGCCTCGACGCCGGGGTGGATGGGTTCGAGCACACGGGCCTCGGCACGGCACCGGGCTATGCGCCGGATGTCCTGCAACGACTACGGGAACGCAACAGCGGCCTGTATTGGACTCCCACGCTGTCCCCACTGTTCACACTGTATGAAAGCGGAACGCTCTTTCCCGAGCGACTGGATGACCCGGCGTGGCGCGAGTTCATGCCTGCCGAAATGGCAACGGAAATCCGCACGTCCCTCACGGCGATCACGCAACTCCCGTATTACGCCCTCTTCCCCTCGCGCATCCCGATTCTGCCCCAGAAGTTCGCCCAACTGCGCGAAACAGGGGTGCGGCTGATGATCGGGACCGACGCGGGAATTCCCGCCATGTTCCACGGCGATGCCACGTGGCGGGAGATGGCGAAGTGGAGGGAGTTGGGCGTCCCGCCGATGGAGATCCTGCAGTCGGCCACCCTGTGGCCCGCCCGTTTTCTTCGGGCGGAGGACCGCATCGGGGTCCTGGCTCCAGGTCGGTACGCCGACATCATTTTTGTGCGAGGCGACCCACTGCTGGACATGACCGTCATGCGTGACGTCCGGGCGGTCTTTCAGGGCGGTCGCCGCATCCGGTAA
- a CDS encoding nitronate monooxygenase: MYPCSNPELVGAVSAHGGLGIFQPISLTYVHGHEFSAGVRLMQQLAAGRPIGMNALIEASSRTYHEKMVRWVHEALELGVRFFLTSLGNPRWVVDAVHSAGGIVYHDVTELKWGKKGADGGVDGLVAVNRRAGGHAGSRSAEALFDELAPLGLPIVSAGGLSTGADVAHVLSLGYAAAQLGTRFIATEECTAHPRYKQAIVEATEADIVLTERLTGVPVAVINTPYIQRMGLQAGPVARWMLRGRRTKHWMRTIYALRSVVALKASHSRGSVSRDYWQAGRSVAGIDRVLPVADVMHEMRNALLSLSTPGAA; the protein is encoded by the coding sequence ATGTATCCGTGCAGCAATCCGGAGTTGGTTGGCGCGGTCTCGGCGCATGGTGGGCTGGGCATCTTCCAGCCGATCTCCCTGACCTACGTCCACGGGCACGAGTTTAGCGCCGGCGTGCGGCTCATGCAGCAGCTCGCTGCGGGGCGGCCGATCGGGATGAACGCCCTGATCGAGGCCAGCTCCCGCACCTATCACGAGAAGATGGTGCGCTGGGTGCACGAGGCCCTGGAGCTCGGCGTGCGGTTCTTTCTCACTTCGCTCGGGAATCCGCGCTGGGTGGTGGATGCCGTGCACTCGGCCGGTGGGATCGTCTACCACGACGTGACCGAGCTGAAATGGGGAAAGAAGGGCGCGGACGGTGGCGTGGACGGCCTCGTCGCCGTCAATCGCCGCGCCGGCGGCCACGCCGGGTCTCGAAGTGCGGAGGCCCTCTTTGACGAGCTGGCCCCGTTGGGGCTGCCCATCGTCTCTGCCGGCGGCCTCAGCACCGGCGCAGACGTTGCCCATGTATTGTCTCTCGGCTACGCAGCGGCGCAACTTGGCACGCGGTTCATCGCCACCGAGGAGTGCACGGCGCACCCCCGGTACAAGCAGGCCATCGTCGAGGCCACAGAAGCGGACATCGTCCTCACCGAGCGCCTCACCGGCGTGCCCGTGGCCGTGATCAACACACCCTACATCCAGCGGATGGGACTCCAGGCTGGCCCGGTAGCGCGTTGGATGCTCCGCGGGCGACGTACAAAGCACTGGATGCGTACGATCTACGCCCTGCGATCCGTGGTGGCACTCAAGGCATCACACAGTCGCGGGAGCGTCTCGCGCGATTACTGGCAGGCCGGCCGCAGCGTCGCCGGGATCGACCGGGTGCTCCCCGTGGCCGACGTGATGCACGAGATGCGCAACGCCCTCCTCTCCCTCTCCACCCCTGGTGCCGCATGA
- a CDS encoding AAA family ATPase, with the protein MIHLHSIARRDGDTPQRFPFTVPVVRELEHLAFSTPVTFFVGENGSGKSTVLEAIAAAAALPTIGARDTRRDPTLVAQRELADALRLSWERRATRGFFLRAEDFFGFTRSLAKMRAELLAELDEVAVSYAGASPKARQLREGPLRASLGAMESRYGADLDANSHGQSFLTLFRARFVPGGLYLLDEPEAPLSPQSQLGLMAMMKDMVAQDAQFIIATHSPILLAFPGATIYSFDLSPMAAVSYDSLEHVNLTRDFLAAPDRFLRHL; encoded by the coding sequence ATGATCCATCTGCACAGCATCGCGCGCCGGGACGGGGACACCCCCCAACGGTTTCCGTTCACGGTACCGGTTGTCCGGGAGCTCGAGCATCTGGCCTTCTCGACCCCCGTGACCTTCTTCGTTGGGGAGAACGGCTCCGGAAAGTCCACGGTCCTCGAGGCGATCGCTGCGGCCGCCGCGTTGCCGACCATCGGGGCTCGCGATACGCGCCGCGACCCGACCCTGGTGGCACAGCGCGAACTGGCGGATGCGCTCCGGCTGTCGTGGGAACGCAGGGCCACGCGTGGGTTTTTCCTTCGCGCCGAGGACTTCTTTGGCTTTACGCGATCGCTGGCGAAGATGCGCGCGGAACTCCTCGCCGAGCTGGACGAGGTCGCGGTGTCCTACGCGGGGGCGTCACCCAAGGCGCGCCAGCTCCGCGAGGGGCCCCTCCGCGCGTCGCTCGGCGCTATGGAGAGTCGGTACGGTGCTGACCTGGACGCCAACTCACACGGGCAGAGCTTCCTCACCCTCTTCCGCGCGCGGTTCGTTCCCGGAGGGCTGTACCTGCTAGACGAACCCGAGGCTCCGTTGTCTCCCCAGAGCCAGCTCGGGCTGATGGCGATGATGAAGGACATGGTCGCCCAGGACGCCCAGTTCATCATCGCCACACATTCCCCCATCCTGCTGGCATTCCCGGGCGCGACCATCTACTCCTTCGATCTGTCGCCGATGGCCGCGGTCTCCTACGACTCCCTGGAGCACGTGAACCTGACGCGCGACTTTCTGGCCGCCCCCGACCGCTTCCTTCGCCACCTGTGA
- a CDS encoding S9 family peptidase, with the protein MTARLIATASLSLFGAMALGAQGRAFTPADWYKVVTVGAPAMSPDGKRVAMTVTTVREAENRRHSEIWVVGTDGGAPQRFTSSGYESSAPRWSPDGAWLLFSSQRPGSRARTWGVRMDQPGGEAVEVDRYPAGSMPGDKLFAVWSEATTGDTASRGDAQAAMPPMARAPYGSITAPLDPKRFDGRHITEMRYKSNGPGFLPGPRDARVYRPTQVWMQSFAEGSKKRLVDSTVYSRRGAVVSPDGQWIAYTADPAMRPDSVVEAERDSLAELPYDAKRDEAPRNDADVFVIPISGGAPRRLTTAMGSEGDLAWSPDGQWISFVASPTRVSSQRLYVVPVAGGTPTNVLGDWQYEPDGYAWRPDGKIAMWAAIGGRSGYHVVDPATRQIREVIGGRRRLNGFSTDAAGQRVAFVATSMDRPTELYIAGTDGSVERKLTGFNDALRAEVAFSDAERFTYTSVGNLEIEGWLMKPHGYTPGRKYPAVLYIHGGPHSAYGENWFDEFQNLAGAGMFVVFTNPRGSSGYGAKFTYATRGRWFAEDYQDLMKAMDIVARRPDVDSTRMGVTGGSYGGVMTAWVTAKTNRFKAAQADRMISNWWSWYGTSDAQGLTEFEFMGKPWDNPVMYDTLSPIRYIRKVKTPTLIVQSEEDHRTPMTDAEQWFVGLKKQGTPVEMVRYPRSTHDLSRNGEPWLLVDRLGRLRQWFLHWLKPAAM; encoded by the coding sequence ATGACAGCACGCCTCATCGCAACCGCCTCCCTGTCTCTCTTCGGCGCCATGGCGCTCGGCGCACAGGGGCGCGCCTTTACCCCAGCCGATTGGTACAAGGTGGTCACCGTCGGCGCGCCGGCCATGTCACCGGACGGCAAGCGCGTGGCGATGACCGTCACGACGGTCCGCGAAGCGGAGAACCGTCGCCACTCGGAAATCTGGGTGGTGGGCACGGACGGCGGAGCGCCGCAGCGGTTCACAAGCAGTGGATACGAAAGTTCGGCGCCGCGCTGGTCGCCCGACGGGGCATGGCTCCTGTTCAGTTCGCAGCGCCCGGGCTCACGAGCCCGCACCTGGGGGGTCCGCATGGACCAGCCGGGCGGCGAAGCGGTGGAGGTTGATCGGTATCCGGCCGGCTCGATGCCCGGGGACAAGTTGTTCGCCGTCTGGAGTGAGGCGACGACCGGCGATACGGCGTCGCGTGGCGATGCGCAGGCGGCGATGCCGCCGATGGCCCGTGCCCCGTATGGCTCGATCACCGCGCCGCTCGACCCGAAGCGCTTCGATGGTCGACACATCACGGAGATGCGCTACAAGTCCAATGGCCCGGGCTTTCTGCCAGGGCCACGTGATGCTCGCGTGTATCGGCCGACGCAGGTCTGGATGCAGTCGTTCGCGGAAGGCTCAAAGAAGCGCCTGGTGGACAGCACGGTGTACTCGCGTCGCGGCGCCGTGGTCTCGCCCGACGGACAGTGGATCGCGTACACGGCAGACCCCGCGATGCGGCCGGACTCCGTTGTGGAGGCCGAGCGCGACTCCCTCGCCGAGCTGCCGTACGACGCGAAGCGAGATGAGGCGCCGCGCAACGACGCTGATGTGTTTGTGATCCCGATCTCCGGCGGGGCGCCACGCCGCCTGACCACTGCGATGGGGAGCGAAGGCGACCTCGCTTGGTCGCCCGACGGCCAGTGGATCTCCTTCGTCGCTTCGCCGACGCGGGTGTCGTCGCAGCGGCTGTACGTCGTGCCGGTCGCGGGCGGAACGCCTACGAACGTGTTGGGCGACTGGCAGTATGAGCCGGACGGGTATGCGTGGCGCCCCGATGGCAAGATTGCGATGTGGGCGGCGATTGGCGGGCGCAGCGGCTATCACGTCGTGGATCCGGCCACGCGGCAGATCCGCGAGGTCATTGGCGGTCGTCGGCGCTTGAACGGGTTCAGCACCGATGCCGCGGGGCAGCGCGTCGCCTTTGTGGCGACCAGCATGGACCGGCCAACCGAGCTGTACATCGCGGGCACCGACGGATCCGTGGAGCGGAAGCTGACGGGATTCAACGACGCTCTGCGCGCCGAGGTCGCATTTTCTGATGCGGAGCGCTTCACCTACACGAGTGTGGGGAACCTGGAGATCGAAGGGTGGCTGATGAAGCCACACGGGTACACCCCGGGGCGAAAGTACCCCGCGGTGCTGTACATCCATGGTGGCCCGCACTCAGCGTACGGCGAGAACTGGTTCGATGAATTCCAGAACCTCGCGGGGGCCGGGATGTTCGTCGTGTTCACCAACCCCCGCGGCTCTTCCGGCTACGGTGCAAAGTTTACCTATGCCACGCGAGGGCGGTGGTTCGCCGAGGACTACCAGGACCTGATGAAGGCGATGGACATCGTGGCTCGGCGTCCGGACGTCGACTCCACGCGCATGGGCGTGACCGGTGGGTCCTACGGTGGCGTGATGACGGCGTGGGTCACCGCGAAGACGAATCGCTTCAAGGCGGCACAGGCGGACCGCATGATCTCCAATTGGTGGTCCTGGTATGGCACGTCAGACGCCCAGGGGCTCACCGAGTTCGAGTTCATGGGCAAGCCCTGGGATAATCCGGTGATGTACGATACGCTGTCGCCCATCCGGTACATCCGGAAGGTGAAGACCCCAACCTTGATCGTGCAGTCGGAGGAGGATCACCGGACGCCGATGACCGACGCCGAACAGTGGTTCGTCGGGCTCAAGAAGCAGGGGACGCCGGTCGAGATGGTGCGGTATCCGCGGTCCACGCATGACCTGTCGCGGAACGGTGAGCCGTGGCTGCTCGTGGACCGGTTGGGGCGCTTGCGGCAGTGGTTTTTGCACTGGCTCAAGCCAGCCGCGATGTAA
- a CDS encoding glycosyltransferase, with protein MTCRGTVSRGCSWTGWGACGSGFCTGSSQPRCKLSFVTTAIDALVMVQGAALVLLLARLLPGAFRRPPVAPVPEGLTDTSVSVLVPCFNEGQRIGPCLAGLSAQGSPVHEILVIDSGSTDGTRALVADAARRDARIRLLTDPPLPEGWVGKVWALQHGLSEATGEWILGIDADTSPRPGLAAGVVAAARESGDDVLSFAPRFARMTAAEQWLQPSMLLTLVYRFGAAGRRRPPAHRVMANGQCFLARAETLRRFGGYAAARDSWADDVSLARHLAQGGVSVGFLDGARLYDVRAYESLGHMWREWGRSFDLSDASTRLRHGFDVAFIWLVQGLPLPLIATALATGARVEEAAFWVPGALLGIRILMLGALWGSYAQHSGGFLLSPLADPVAAVRLLLSTVRRPTQWRGRVLRR; from the coding sequence ATGACCTGTCGCGGAACGGTGAGCCGTGGCTGCTCGTGGACCGGTTGGGGCGCTTGCGGCAGTGGTTTTTGCACTGGCTCAAGCCAGCCGCGATGTAAGTTGTCGTTTGTCACGACGGCGATAGATGCGCTGGTGATGGTGCAGGGAGCAGCCCTGGTGCTGCTCCTGGCTCGCTTGCTGCCCGGGGCGTTTCGGCGTCCGCCGGTCGCGCCCGTTCCCGAGGGACTGACGGACACGAGCGTTTCCGTCCTGGTCCCATGCTTCAACGAGGGGCAGCGCATCGGCCCATGCCTGGCGGGGCTTTCGGCACAGGGATCTCCCGTTCACGAAATTCTCGTCATCGACTCCGGGTCGACCGACGGGACGCGGGCCCTGGTGGCTGACGCCGCGCGGCGAGACGCGCGGATCAGGCTATTGACCGACCCGCCCTTGCCCGAGGGATGGGTCGGGAAGGTCTGGGCCCTGCAACACGGTCTTTCCGAGGCAACCGGTGAGTGGATCCTCGGGATCGACGCGGACACCTCTCCGCGCCCGGGCCTGGCCGCGGGGGTCGTGGCGGCGGCGCGAGAATCCGGCGACGACGTGCTGTCGTTCGCGCCGCGTTTCGCCCGCATGACCGCCGCCGAGCAGTGGCTGCAACCCTCGATGTTGCTGACCCTGGTGTACCGGTTTGGCGCCGCCGGTCGACGTCGTCCTCCGGCGCATCGGGTGATGGCGAATGGCCAGTGCTTCCTTGCGCGGGCGGAGACGCTGCGGCGATTTGGGGGATATGCGGCCGCGAGGGATTCGTGGGCAGACGACGTCTCGCTGGCGCGGCACCTTGCGCAGGGTGGGGTCTCCGTCGGCTTCCTCGATGGTGCACGCCTCTACGACGTGCGTGCCTACGAGTCGCTCGGGCACATGTGGCGTGAGTGGGGGCGCTCCTTCGACCTGTCGGATGCCAGCACGCGCCTACGGCATGGGTTCGACGTCGCGTTTATATGGCTGGTGCAGGGGTTGCCCCTTCCGCTGATCGCGACGGCCCTGGCCACGGGTGCGCGTGTGGAGGAGGCGGCGTTCTGGGTGCCGGGGGCGCTCCTCGGGATTCGCATCCTGATGCTCGGCGCGCTCTGGGGGAGCTACGCGCAGCACTCCGGGGGGTTCCTGCTGTCTCCCCTGGCCGATCCCGTGGCGGCCGTGCGGCTCCTCCTGTCCACGGTGCGGCGGCCGACGCAGTGGCGTGGCCGAGTGCTGCGTCGTTAG